A window of the Brassica oleracea var. oleracea cultivar TO1000 chromosome C1, BOL, whole genome shotgun sequence genome harbors these coding sequences:
- the LOC106292738 gene encoding probable BOI-related E3 ubiquitin-protein ligase 2, which yields MEELYMNNNNLQTQKDFSHQQSFLDALMEKERQEIDQFIRTQSERLRYALREQRRQETETLLRQMEAKALVLMTRKEEEMSRALSKNVELEDLLRRMEAENQTWQRMARENEATVATLSSTLEQVKERAVTCHDDEGSCCGGDDSVPGKRMMSGSCLNCGSNGETRVLFLPCRHLCCCTECEAGLVLCPICSTPKKNRIEAIITF from the exons ATGGAAGAGTTGTACATGAACAATAACAATCTCCAGACGCAGAAAGACTTCAGCCACCAACAGAGCTTTTTAGACGCTCTTATGGAGAAAGAGAGGCAAGAGATCGACCAGTTCATCAGAACACAG AGCGAGAGGTTGAGATACGCGTTGCGAGAACAGAGGAGGCAAGAGACGGAGACGCTGCTGAGGCAAATGGAGGCGAAAGCTTTGGTTTTGATGACGCGGAAGGAAGAAGAGATGTCGAGAGCGCTGAGCAAGAACGTGGAGCTCGAGGATCTGCTGAGGAGAATGGAAGCTGAGAATCAAACGTGGCAGAGGATGGCTCGCGAGAACGAAGCAACGGTCGCGACGCTTAGCTCGACGCTGGAACAGGTGAAAGAGAGAGCTGTGACGTGTCACGACGACGAAGGGTCGTGCTGCGGAGGAGATGATAGTGTTCCGGGGAAGAGGATGATGAGTGGTTCTTGTTTGAATTGTGGGTCTAACGGAGAGACGAGAGTGCTGTTTCTGCCGTGTAGGCATCTCTGTTGCTGCACGGAATGCGAGGCTGGGCTTGTTCTTTGTCCGATCTGTAGCACTCCCAAGAAGAATAGAATCGAGGCCATTATTACTTTCTAG